In the genome of Pseudomonas sp. LBUM920, one region contains:
- a CDS encoding MFS transporter gives MSEHAQPLGSAVRASTGSESRKVIFASSLGTVFEWYDFFLYGALAAVISKQFFAGVNDTTAFIFALMAFAAGFVVRPFGALVFGRLGDMIGRKYTFLVTIILMGVATFCVGLLPTYASIGIAAPVILIVLRMLQGLALGGEYGGAATYVAEHAPAGKRGLHTSWIQSTATLGLLLSLLVVLACRYFTGDQFEVWGWRIPFLFSIVLLGISTWIRMSLHESPAFLKMKEEGKASKSPIRESFGKWENLKVVLIALFSINGGQAVTFYAAQFYVLFFLTQFLKMDPALANMLLIISVVIGAPFFILFGWLSDKIGRKPVLMLGLLLATALYFPIFKGLAHYTNPAMDQASHQAPITVLADPATCTFQFDPVGKARFDSPCDKVKTFLVKQGLPYSSSAAPAGSPVQVSVGDVRIDGYDEAALRGAVTLAGYPTSADVAQVNKVMVVVLIVVLILIAAMCYGPLAALMVELFPTRIRYTSMSLPYHIGNGWFGGFLPTVSFALVVYTGDIFYGLWYPVVVTGVSLIVGLFCLKETRHVDINNN, from the coding sequence ATGTCAGAACATGCTCAACCCCTGGGCTCGGCCGTTCGTGCGAGCACCGGCAGCGAATCAAGAAAAGTCATCTTCGCCTCGTCTCTGGGGACGGTGTTTGAGTGGTATGACTTTTTCCTCTACGGCGCTCTGGCGGCCGTGATCAGCAAACAGTTCTTTGCCGGGGTCAACGACACCACGGCGTTTATCTTTGCCTTGATGGCCTTCGCGGCAGGCTTTGTGGTGCGGCCGTTCGGCGCGCTGGTGTTTGGTCGCCTGGGTGACATGATCGGGCGCAAGTACACCTTTCTCGTCACCATCATCCTGATGGGCGTGGCGACGTTTTGTGTCGGGCTGCTGCCGACCTACGCCAGCATTGGCATTGCCGCGCCGGTCATCCTGATCGTGCTGCGCATGTTGCAAGGCCTGGCGTTGGGCGGTGAGTACGGCGGCGCTGCCACGTATGTGGCCGAGCACGCGCCGGCGGGCAAACGCGGCCTGCACACCAGCTGGATTCAATCCACCGCCACCCTCGGCCTGCTGCTGTCGCTGCTGGTGGTGCTGGCTTGCCGTTACTTCACCGGCGACCAGTTCGAAGTCTGGGGCTGGCGGATTCCGTTCCTGTTTTCCATCGTGCTGCTGGGCATTTCCACCTGGATCCGCATGAGCCTGCACGAGTCGCCGGCGTTCCTGAAAATGAAAGAGGAAGGCAAGGCCAGCAAGTCGCCGATCCGCGAGTCGTTCGGCAAATGGGAAAACCTCAAGGTGGTGCTGATCGCGCTGTTCAGCATCAACGGTGGGCAAGCGGTGACGTTCTACGCGGCGCAGTTCTATGTGCTGTTCTTCCTCACCCAATTCCTGAAAATGGACCCGGCGCTGGCCAACATGCTGCTGATTATCAGCGTGGTGATCGGCGCGCCGTTTTTTATCCTGTTTGGCTGGCTGTCGGACAAAATCGGGCGCAAACCGGTGCTGATGCTCGGTCTGCTGCTGGCGACCGCCCTGTACTTCCCGATCTTCAAGGGCCTGGCGCATTACACCAACCCGGCGATGGACCAGGCCAGCCATCAGGCGCCGATTACCGTGCTGGCCGACCCGGCCACGTGCACCTTCCAGTTCGACCCGGTGGGCAAGGCGCGTTTTGACAGCCCCTGCGACAAGGTCAAGACCTTTCTGGTCAAGCAAGGCCTGCCGTACAGCAGTTCTGCGGCGCCGGCCGGCAGCCCGGTGCAGGTAAGCGTGGGTGACGTGCGCATCGACGGTTACGACGAAGCGGCCCTGCGCGGTGCGGTGACACTCGCCGGCTACCCGACTTCGGCGGATGTGGCACAGGTCAACAAGGTCATGGTGGTGGTGCTGATCGTGGTGCTGATCCTGATCGCCGCCATGTGCTACGGCCCACTGGCAGCGTTGATGGTGGAACTGTTCCCGACGCGTATCCGCTACACCTCGATGTCGCTGCCCTATCACATCGGTAACGGCTGGTTTGGCGGTTTCCTGCCGACTGTGTCATTTGCTCTGGTGGTGTACACCGGCGACATTTTCTATGGCTTGTGGTACCCGGTAGTGGTGACCGGCGTGAGTCTGATTGTGGGGTTGTTCTGCCTCAAGGAAACCCGACATGTGGACATCAATAACAACTGA
- a CDS encoding GMC family oxidoreductase, giving the protein MPIAAAEYDYVVVGAGPAGCLLANRLSANPAHRVLLLEAGGRDNYPWIHIPVGYLFCIGNPRTDWCFKTEAQEGLQGRALSYPRGKVLGGCSSINGMIYMRGQAQDYDGWAAEGNPGWAWKDVLPLFKQSENHFAGGSQFHSDGGEWRVEQQRLHWPILDAFRDAAAQSGIAPISDFNTGDNEGCGYFQVNQKAGVRWNAAKAFLKPIRQRTNLTVLTEVEVDRVVLENGRASQVLGRQNGQQMSWKARKEIVLCAGSVGSPGILQRSGIGPANVLKPLGIDVVHELPGVGGNLQDHLQLRLIYKLENARTLNQIAGTLWGKMGMGLRYLYDRSGPLSMAPSQLGAFARSGPEQTSANLEYHVQPLSLERFGEPLHAFPAFTASVCDLRPQSRGRIDIRSANPADAPLIRPNYLSHPQDLRVAADAIRLTRRIVAAPALSQFKPVEYLPGDSLQTEAQLHEAAARIGTTIFHPVGTCRMGSDKDAVVDAQLRVHGVPGLRIADASVMPRITSGNTCSPTLMIAEKAAQLILSPNTRNLAPEREMTTPA; this is encoded by the coding sequence ATGCCCATTGCAGCTGCTGAATACGATTACGTGGTAGTAGGCGCCGGCCCCGCAGGCTGTCTGCTGGCCAATCGACTGTCCGCCAACCCCGCCCACCGCGTGCTGCTGCTTGAAGCTGGCGGCCGCGACAATTACCCCTGGATCCATATTCCCGTCGGCTACCTGTTCTGCATCGGTAACCCACGCACCGACTGGTGCTTCAAGACCGAAGCCCAGGAAGGCCTGCAAGGCCGTGCGTTGAGTTACCCACGCGGCAAGGTGCTGGGTGGCTGCTCGTCGATCAACGGCATGATCTACATGCGCGGCCAGGCCCAGGATTACGACGGCTGGGCGGCCGAGGGCAACCCGGGCTGGGCCTGGAAAGACGTGCTGCCACTGTTCAAACAAAGCGAAAACCACTTCGCCGGCGGTTCGCAATTTCACAGCGACGGCGGCGAGTGGCGCGTGGAGCAACAGCGCCTGCACTGGCCGATCCTGGATGCCTTTCGCGATGCAGCGGCGCAAAGCGGCATCGCGCCGATCAGCGACTTCAACACCGGCGATAACGAGGGCTGCGGCTATTTCCAGGTCAATCAGAAGGCCGGCGTGCGCTGGAATGCGGCCAAGGCGTTTCTCAAGCCGATCCGCCAGCGGACCAATCTCACCGTGCTGACCGAGGTCGAAGTGGACCGCGTGGTGCTGGAAAACGGCCGAGCCTCCCAGGTGCTCGGGCGTCAGAACGGCCAGCAGATGAGCTGGAAAGCGCGCAAGGAAATCGTGCTGTGCGCCGGCTCCGTGGGCTCGCCGGGCATCCTGCAACGCTCGGGGATCGGCCCTGCCAATGTGCTCAAACCATTGGGCATCGACGTGGTGCATGAGCTGCCCGGCGTGGGCGGCAACCTGCAGGACCATCTGCAACTGCGCCTGATCTACAAACTGGAAAACGCGCGCACCCTGAACCAGATCGCGGGCACCCTGTGGGGCAAAATGGGCATGGGCCTGCGCTACCTGTATGACCGCAGCGGCCCGCTGTCGATGGCGCCCAGCCAGCTCGGCGCGTTTGCCCGCTCCGGCCCCGAACAGACCTCGGCCAACCTTGAATACCATGTGCAGCCGCTGTCACTGGAGCGTTTTGGCGAGCCGTTGCATGCGTTCCCGGCGTTTACCGCCTCGGTCTGCGACCTGCGCCCGCAAAGTCGCGGCCGTATCGACATTCGCTCGGCCAACCCGGCCGATGCGCCGTTGATTCGGCCCAACTACCTCAGCCATCCGCAAGATTTGCGCGTGGCCGCCGACGCGATTCGCCTGACGCGCCGCATCGTCGCCGCACCCGCCTTGAGCCAGTTCAAGCCGGTGGAATACCTGCCGGGCGATTCATTGCAGACCGAGGCGCAACTGCACGAAGCCGCCGCGCGCATCGGCACGACGATTTTCCATCCGGTGGGCACCTGCCGCATGGGCAGCGACAAAGACGCTGTGGTCGATGCCCAACTGCGCGTACATGGCGTGCCGGGTTTGCGCATCGCCGATGCTTCGGTGATGCCACGCATCACGTCGGGTAACACCTGCTCACCTACACTGATGATTGCGGAGAAAGCTGCGCAGTTGATCCTTTCGCCGAACACAAGGAATCTTGCCCCGGAAAGAGAAATGACCACACCCGCGTGA
- a CDS encoding LysR family transcriptional regulator has product MFDWNDLRFFLELQRSGRLLTAAQRLKTTHATVARHIEAIEKSLGTALFVQHAQGYELTPSGEALLKHAEAMENVALLAEDELTHCAAPLGKIRLGVAEGLGVMFLASRMGGLFERYPGLEVELVAVPRFVSILNREAEISIHLERPSVDQLVTRKLTDYRLALYASRAYLDRNPPIEKREDLAVHAWIDYVDDLLFSQELKFLSSFCRNPKVVFHSTSVIAQHQAARSGLGIAVLPCFMAAGDPDLVALLPTEGIQRSYWISSRRELHKSVRLRVLWDYVVELCAREQGLLLGESN; this is encoded by the coding sequence ATGTTCGACTGGAACGACCTGCGGTTCTTTCTCGAATTGCAACGCAGCGGCCGCTTGCTCACCGCTGCCCAGCGCCTGAAAACTACGCACGCCACCGTCGCCCGGCATATCGAGGCCATCGAAAAGAGCCTGGGGACTGCGCTGTTTGTGCAGCACGCACAGGGTTACGAGTTGACGCCGTCTGGCGAAGCCCTGCTCAAACACGCTGAGGCCATGGAAAACGTCGCGTTGCTGGCCGAAGACGAACTCACCCATTGCGCCGCGCCCCTGGGCAAGATCCGCCTCGGCGTGGCTGAAGGGTTGGGCGTGATGTTTCTTGCCAGCCGCATGGGCGGGCTGTTTGAGCGTTACCCAGGCTTGGAAGTCGAACTGGTGGCCGTGCCGCGCTTTGTCAGCATTCTGAACCGGGAAGCGGAAATCAGCATTCACCTCGAACGCCCCAGCGTCGACCAGCTTGTCACGCGCAAACTCACCGACTACCGCCTCGCGCTGTATGCCAGCCGCGCGTATCTGGACCGCAACCCGCCGATTGAAAAGCGCGAAGACCTGGCCGTACATGCGTGGATCGACTACGTGGATGACTTGCTGTTCAGCCAGGAACTCAAATTCCTCAGCAGCTTCTGCCGCAACCCCAAAGTGGTGTTCCACAGCACCAGCGTGATCGCCCAGCACCAGGCGGCGCGCTCGGGGTTGGGCATCGCTGTGTTGCCGTGCTTTATGGCGGCGGGTGATCCGGACCTGGTGGCGTTGTTGCCGACGGAGGGCATTCAGCGCAGCTACTGGATCAGCTCACGCCGGGAGCTGCACAAGTCGGTGCGGCTGCGGGTGTTGTGGGATTACGTGGTGGAGTTGTGCGCAAGGGAGCAGGGGTTGCTGCTTGGCGAATCCAACTGA
- a CDS encoding DUF3857 domain-containing transglutaminase family protein, translating into MHRFSFHRCLIVISLGLVTHPVNAALQPMVEAPLASDTELHCHFNRDASTDCTTTQHYTILKPNGREMLSRIDFDYSEGDTFEVISAHSTQPGAKPVALDATQIDTRTAPNPDQGFSRDKQTSLAFPNLRVGTQIRFTVREHRAAKPLVSQFHYALTFGPSAFRRDHVKARFTAERPIQWRSELFDGFTVTPSANGKTLEVEQNAPTYLNYINESSSAALQRIPRLEVGSTVDRQAYFGDFAQRYNQILAARLPAQAAAAVAAVGGLAPAEQVAALMQHINDHYRYLGDWRATERGYVPFNLAEIEQHGYGDCKDLAILLTAMLKASGIKAETAWVSRGDVAYALLIPGTNAPNHAIVRAEVDGQVWWLDPTNPVFAPGQTLPDIQDRWVLVNNAQGQVREEQIPLERPETALRLDKQVHFDKHGNGATQATITFSRLPLMQMSVDDRQQGTTATDQNLCAHFGNEISDCQITRQPTAFVVHDGYAVHATLNDQRALEKLANDYVYTDESLNGRWEGFINYRRHNQQADLYLGNPQTYDYSFTLTGAKMEKAIPGCQVRSPWYDLDLDGTRTDDGLRYHYRLSQKTRWLTHAEVASEAFGKMIDEARTCAEQVHQVVKL; encoded by the coding sequence TTGCACCGTTTTTCGTTTCACCGCTGTTTGATTGTCATCAGCCTGGGGCTGGTTACCCATCCTGTTAACGCCGCACTCCAACCCATGGTCGAAGCGCCGCTGGCCAGTGACACCGAGCTGCATTGCCACTTCAACCGCGACGCCAGCACCGACTGCACCACCACCCAGCACTACACGATCCTCAAACCCAACGGCCGCGAAATGCTCTCGCGCATTGACTTCGATTACTCCGAAGGCGACACCTTTGAGGTGATCAGCGCGCACTCCACCCAGCCAGGTGCCAAGCCGGTGGCGCTGGACGCCACGCAAATCGACACCCGCACCGCGCCCAACCCGGACCAGGGTTTCAGCCGTGACAAGCAGACCTCCCTGGCCTTCCCGAACCTGCGCGTGGGCACACAGATTCGCTTCACCGTGCGCGAACATCGCGCGGCCAAACCGCTGGTGAGTCAGTTTCACTATGCCCTCACCTTCGGCCCCAGCGCGTTCCGTCGCGACCACGTCAAGGCGCGCTTTACCGCCGAACGGCCGATCCAGTGGCGCAGTGAACTGTTCGATGGTTTCACCGTAACCCCGTCGGCCAACGGCAAGACGTTGGAGGTGGAGCAAAACGCCCCGACCTACCTCAACTACATCAACGAATCGTCCAGCGCTGCGCTACAGCGCATTCCGCGCCTGGAAGTGGGCAGCACCGTGGATCGCCAGGCGTATTTCGGTGATTTTGCCCAGCGTTACAACCAGATACTTGCCGCCAGGCTGCCTGCGCAAGCCGCCGCGGCAGTGGCTGCAGTCGGCGGCCTGGCGCCGGCAGAACAGGTGGCCGCGCTGATGCAGCACATCAACGATCACTACCGCTACCTGGGCGACTGGCGCGCTACAGAGCGCGGCTACGTGCCGTTCAACCTGGCGGAAATCGAGCAGCACGGTTATGGCGATTGCAAGGACCTCGCGATCCTGCTGACGGCGATGCTCAAGGCCAGCGGCATCAAGGCTGAAACCGCCTGGGTCAGCCGCGGCGACGTGGCATATGCCTTGTTGATTCCCGGCACCAATGCACCGAACCATGCGATCGTGCGCGCCGAAGTGGACGGCCAGGTCTGGTGGCTCGACCCGACCAACCCGGTGTTCGCCCCAGGCCAGACCTTGCCCGACATCCAGGACCGCTGGGTGCTGGTCAACAATGCTCAGGGCCAAGTGCGCGAAGAACAGATCCCGCTGGAACGCCCCGAAACCGCCCTGCGTCTGGACAAACAGGTGCACTTCGACAAACACGGCAATGGTGCCACCCAGGCGACCATCACCTTCAGCCGCCTGCCGCTGATGCAAATGAGCGTGGATGACCGCCAACAAGGCACCACTGCCACCGACCAGAACCTCTGCGCGCACTTTGGCAACGAGATCAGCGACTGCCAGATCACCCGCCAACCCACGGCCTTTGTGGTGCACGACGGCTACGCGGTTCACGCTACCCTGAACGACCAGCGTGCCCTGGAAAAACTCGCGAATGACTACGTCTATACCGATGAGTCACTCAACGGGCGCTGGGAGGGTTTCATCAACTACCGCCGTCACAATCAACAGGCCGACCTGTACCTGGGCAACCCGCAGACCTACGACTACAGCTTCACGCTGACTGGCGCGAAGATGGAAAAAGCCATCCCCGGCTGCCAGGTGCGCTCGCCCTGGTACGACCTGGACCTGGACGGCACGCGCACGGACGACGGGCTGCGTTATCACTATCGCCTGAGCCAGAAAACGCGTTGGCTGACTCACGCCGAGGTCGCGAGCGAAGCGTTTGGCAAAATGATTGACGAGGCGCGCACGTGTGCCGAACAGGTGCATCAGGTGGTAAAGCTATGA
- a CDS encoding DNA alkylation repair protein codes for MPEQSAPALKEIFNAERLQHIAQEMSAVYPAFDAKGFLKHAKAGLAELSVMQRVARVSDSLHAVIALDYAQTLKLLYALAPRLNSAFVCLCLPHYVATYGQGDFRRSMAALKYFTTFGSAEFAIRPFLLNDFQRTLAVMQQWSLDANEHVRRLASEGSRPRLPWSFRLAEVQANPALCASILDNLNADSSLYVRKSVANHLNDITKDHPEWVLGLIEGWNLDNPHTAWIARHALRNLIKQGNTRALTIIGAGAKAEVKIHHLAVTPAVINLGERITLSLSLESTAAAPQKLVVDYAIDYVKSAGHSAAKVFKLKAFTLGAREHHSIRREHPIRELTTRKHYPGTHRVHVLVNGEQLGSAEFELLKP; via the coding sequence ATGCCCGAGCAAAGCGCGCCAGCCCTCAAGGAAATCTTCAACGCCGAACGCCTGCAGCACATCGCCCAAGAGATGTCGGCGGTGTACCCGGCGTTCGACGCCAAGGGTTTTCTCAAGCACGCCAAGGCCGGGCTTGCCGAGTTGTCAGTGATGCAGCGCGTGGCGCGGGTCAGCGACAGCCTGCACGCCGTGATAGCGCTGGATTACGCGCAAACGCTCAAGCTGCTTTACGCCCTTGCGCCGCGCCTGAACAGCGCGTTTGTGTGCCTGTGCCTGCCGCACTACGTGGCAACTTACGGCCAGGGTGACTTCAGGCGGTCCATGGCCGCGCTCAAGTACTTCACCACTTTTGGCTCTGCCGAATTTGCCATCCGCCCTTTCTTGCTGAACGACTTCCAGCGCACCCTGGCGGTCATGCAGCAATGGTCGCTGGATGCCAACGAACACGTGCGCCGCCTGGCCAGCGAAGGCTCGCGCCCTCGCCTGCCGTGGTCTTTTCGCCTGGCCGAGGTGCAGGCCAACCCCGCGCTGTGCGCGTCGATTCTCGACAACCTCAACGCCGACAGCAGCCTGTACGTGCGCAAGTCGGTGGCCAACCACCTCAACGACATCACCAAGGACCATCCGGAATGGGTACTCGGCCTGATCGAAGGCTGGAACCTGGACAACCCGCACACCGCCTGGATCGCCCGCCACGCCTTACGCAACCTGATCAAGCAAGGCAACACCCGCGCATTGACGATCATCGGCGCCGGGGCCAAGGCCGAGGTGAAGATTCATCACCTGGCCGTCACGCCAGCCGTGATCAACCTGGGCGAACGCATCACGCTGTCATTGAGCCTCGAATCCACCGCTGCCGCGCCCCAAAAACTGGTGGTGGATTACGCCATCGACTATGTGAAAAGCGCCGGCCACAGTGCGGCCAAGGTGTTCAAGCTCAAGGCATTCACCTTGGGCGCGCGCGAACACCACAGCATTCGGCGCGAACACCCTATTCGTGAGCTGACCACGCGCAAGCACTACCCAGGCACGCATCGGGTGCATGTGCTGGTCAATGGCGAGCAACTCGGCAGCGCGGAGTTTGAACTGCTAAAACCCTGA
- a CDS encoding glutamine synthetase family protein: MKNQSSTLLAEVRTFRQNHPEVRYVDLIALDIPGHFYGKRYPVDMLEKVAAGSPLKLPQNAVLLGAQGGLFKIGDYCFHDGDPDANRRLVPGTLKPVSWESQPLGQMLITSDGTEAPIEFEPREVLAKVLERLQHKGIHPVVAFELEFYLFDKKLDNGLPQFARDPLSEDADDQPNLHIERLSRFSEVLDDMAQTAKDQGIDITVITAEIGPGQFEINFGHLDDGLRAADWAALFCRSTRGVALKHGYRASFMAKPYLQFPGSGMHVHVSLYDAAGNNLLAAHQQQPLRHAVAGCLELLPHCMPIFSPNHNAFRRLGGTVNAATRASWGFEDRDACVRIPQSDPRNLRIEHRLASADANPYLVLAAILAGLEHGLEARQEPIAPLNEDRLSGTDFPLEMLDAVRAMQHQPVVRDKLGAEFVDVYCENKRQDHLAFQQEINAREYRWFL, encoded by the coding sequence GTGAAAAACCAGTCTTCCACGTTGCTGGCCGAAGTACGGACCTTTCGCCAGAACCACCCCGAGGTGCGTTACGTCGACCTGATCGCCCTGGACATTCCGGGGCATTTCTACGGCAAGCGCTACCCGGTGGACATGCTGGAAAAGGTCGCCGCAGGCAGCCCGCTGAAGCTGCCGCAAAATGCCGTGCTGCTCGGCGCGCAGGGCGGGCTGTTCAAGATTGGTGATTATTGCTTCCACGACGGCGATCCGGACGCCAACCGCCGTCTGGTGCCAGGCACGCTCAAGCCGGTGAGTTGGGAGTCGCAGCCGCTGGGGCAGATGCTGATCACCTCGGACGGCACCGAGGCGCCCATCGAGTTCGAACCGCGCGAAGTGCTGGCCAAGGTGCTCGAACGCCTGCAGCACAAGGGCATTCATCCGGTGGTGGCCTTCGAATTGGAGTTCTACCTGTTCGACAAAAAACTCGACAACGGCCTGCCGCAATTCGCCCGCGACCCGCTGAGCGAGGACGCCGATGACCAGCCCAACTTGCATATCGAACGGCTGTCGCGCTTCAGCGAGGTGCTCGACGACATGGCGCAAACCGCCAAGGACCAAGGCATCGATATTACGGTGATCACCGCCGAAATCGGCCCGGGCCAGTTCGAAATCAATTTTGGTCACCTCGATGACGGCCTGCGCGCCGCCGACTGGGCCGCCCTGTTCTGCCGCAGCACGCGTGGCGTGGCGCTCAAGCACGGTTACCGTGCCAGCTTCATGGCCAAGCCTTACCTGCAATTTCCCGGCAGCGGCATGCATGTGCATGTCAGCCTCTACGACGCGGCGGGCAATAACCTGCTCGCCGCGCACCAGCAGCAACCGCTGCGCCATGCCGTGGCCGGGTGCCTGGAATTGCTGCCGCACTGCATGCCGATTTTCTCGCCCAACCACAACGCCTTCCGCCGCCTGGGTGGCACGGTCAACGCGGCGACCCGCGCCAGCTGGGGCTTTGAAGACCGCGATGCGTGCGTGCGCATTCCCCAATCAGACCCGCGCAACCTGCGTATCGAGCACCGCCTGGCCAGTGCGGATGCCAACCCGTATCTGGTTCTGGCGGCGATCCTGGCAGGGCTTGAGCATGGCCTTGAAGCCAGGCAAGAACCCATCGCGCCCTTGAACGAAGACCGCCTCAGCGGCACCGACTTTCCTCTTGAGATGCTCGACGCCGTGCGCGCCATGCAACATCAGCCGGTTGTGCGCGATAAGCTGGGCGCAGAATTTGTCGACGTGTATTGCGAGAACAAACGCCAGGACCATCTGGCTTTTCAACAAGAGATCAACGCGCGGGAATACCGCTGGTTTCTCTAA
- a CDS encoding helix-turn-helix domain-containing protein has product MNQQQELATLAALIHDLRKHKKLTLAQLAQKIERSVGFLSQVERGLSRPTVADLTAISHALDVPTTYFYSLPKPKAVDWVTRPNERRTVYYANGITDILVSPSMNGAFSMLDSLLAPGANSGEHTMSDRAEQAGFVLEGELTLWVEGQPDSVTLGPGDSFHLASFAHCRYANLTDLPARVLWVYN; this is encoded by the coding sequence ATGAACCAACAACAAGAACTCGCCACCCTGGCCGCGCTGATCCACGACCTGCGCAAACACAAGAAACTCACCCTGGCGCAACTTGCGCAAAAAATCGAGCGCTCGGTGGGTTTTCTGTCTCAGGTCGAACGTGGCCTGTCGCGCCCGACCGTGGCCGACTTGACCGCCATCAGCCATGCCCTTGACGTGCCCACCACGTACTTCTACAGCCTGCCCAAACCCAAGGCGGTGGATTGGGTCACACGCCCCAACGAGCGACGCACGGTGTACTACGCCAACGGCATCACCGACATCCTGGTCTCGCCGAGCATGAACGGCGCCTTTTCGATGCTCGACAGCCTGCTCGCACCCGGCGCCAACAGCGGTGAACACACCATGAGCGACCGCGCCGAGCAGGCCGGGTTTGTGCTGGAGGGCGAGTTGACGCTGTGGGTGGAAGGCCAACCGGATTCGGTCACCCTCGGCCCTGGCGACAGCTTCCACCTGGCCAGTTTCGCCCATTGCCGTTACGCCAACCTGACTGACCTGCCCGCCCGCGTGCTGTGGGTTTACAACTAG